A genomic stretch from Falco naumanni isolate bFalNau1 unplaced genomic scaffold, bFalNau1.pat scaffold_483_arrow_pat_ctg1, whole genome shotgun sequence includes:
- the LOC121082250 gene encoding heterogeneous nuclear ribonucleoprotein C-like, which translates to MASNVTNKTDPRSMNSRVFIGNLNTLVVKKSDVEAIFSKYGKIVGCSVHKGFAFVQYVNERNARAAGAGEDGRMIAGQVLGEAPRRGERGGGGGG; encoded by the coding sequence ATGGCCAGCAACGTGACGAACAAGACGGACCCGCGCTCCATGAACTCGCGCGTCTTCATCGGCAACCTCAACACCTTGGTGGTGAAGAAGAGCGACGTGGAGGCCATCTTCTCCAAGTACGGCAAGATCGTCGGCTGCTCCGTCCACAAAGGCTTCGCCTTCGTCCAGTACGTCAACGAACGCAAcgcccgcgccgccggggccggggagGACGGGCGCATGATCGCCGGGCAGGTCCTGGGTGAGGCGCCGCGCCGCGGGgaacggggcggggggggaggggga